Part of the Rhizobium glycinendophyticum genome, GGCGGCGTCGGCATTACTCCGCTGCTCGCGATGCTGCGGCATGTCGTCTACGAAGGGTTGCGCCGGCAGCGCATGCGCCCGGTCATTCTCTTCCAGGCAGCACGATCAAAACAAGAGCGTGCGTTTGACGGAGAGATCAGCGAACTCGTGGCGGCCGGGCGCGGGGTAATCCGGCTCGTGCGCGTGCTGAGCGACACGCGCGATGCCGAAGAAGGTCACGATTACGATGCGGCTGGTCGCATCGACATGGCGCTTCTCACGCACCACCTGCCATTCGACGATTACGACTTCTATCTCTGCGGACCGGCACCCTTCACGCAATCGCTTTATGACGGGCTGCGCAGCTATGCGGTCGCCGATCATCGCATTCATGCCGAGGCGTTTGGTCCCTCCTCGCTTGAACGGCGACCCGATCCGGGCGCGTCGCCTCCGGCGCGACCTGCCGCGTCGACACGACCGGTCCCTGTGCTGTTTACCACATCGCTGAAGGAAGCCCGCTGGACACCCGGGTCCGGAAGCCTGCTGGAGCTTGCCGAAGCCAGGGGCCTCGACCCTGCCTTCAGCTGTCGCGCCGGCTCCTGCGGCACCTGCCGTACCAAATTGCTGGCCGGCATCGTGACCTATCCGACCGAGCCCTCGGCCAGCATCGGCGAGGACGAAGTGTTGCTGTGCTGTTCCGTACCGGCCGCACGCGAAGACGGAGCTGAGAACCGCATCGAGCTTGCGCTCTGACGGCGACCTCCCGTCGATTGATGCAAGCTCGGCAACAATCACTTCCACCGTTTGGCCGTTCACGGCCGAGCGCGAGCGGATCATCTTGAGGGCGTGGAGGAAATGGTTCCTGCCGCCAAACGCAAGGAGAAAGACATGTCACGCATTGCAACGCCTGCCCGCATCGAAGACGCACCGGAAGCGTCGCGTCCCGTACTGGAAGCCATCCAGAAGCAGATAGGCTCGGTTCCCAACATCTTCCGTCTCGTGTCGAATAGCCCGGCGGCGCTTAACGGCCTGACCGGATTGCAGGCGGCACTCGGCAAAGGCACGCTGGCCCCCGCCACCCGCGAACGCATTGCGCTCGCTATGGCCGAGGTGAACGGCTGCGATTACTGCCTGTCGGCGCATACCTATACCGGCTCCAAGTTAGCCAAGCTGGACGACCACGAAATCCTCGCCAATCGCCAGGGCACGTCCCTCGACGCAAAGGCCGCAGCCGCCGTGGAATTCTCCCGCGCGCTGACGCTGTCGCGCGGTGCCGTGACCGTTGCCGCGATCGAAAAGGTGCGGGCGGCAGGTTACGGCGATGCCGA contains:
- a CDS encoding carboxymuconolactone decarboxylase family protein — its product is MSRIATPARIEDAPEASRPVLEAIQKQIGSVPNIFRLVSNSPAALNGLTGLQAALGKGTLAPATRERIALAMAEVNGCDYCLSAHTYTGSKLAKLDDHEILANRQGTSLDAKAAAAVEFSRALTLSRGAVTVAAIEKVRAAGYGDAEILEIIAHVALNTFTNYVNEALGTEIDFPRISPLAA